The Parus major isolate Abel chromosome 4, Parus_major1.1, whole genome shotgun sequence genome has a window encoding:
- the INO80B gene encoding INO80 complex subunit B has translation MRRAWRSGGMEAAGHGQEAEAGGHGGHKKKHKKHKKKHKKRHHHEAGPPPGPEPPRQPRLRLRIKLGGQILGTKSVPTFTVVPEGPHSPSPSPLLGGDEEEPSEGVPIEQYRAWLDEDSNLAPSPLPELDPESCFPPREEEEEEEEEEEEEEEERRWLAALERGELDDNGDIKREVDESLLTARQRALLHKQQSQPLLQLPMGAKAKEVTEEMREKREERARRRRLQAARKAEESKNQTIERLTRTHKAKVRALRERRARPAPCPVVHYRSAADGVTVSFPAGLPLPLPAAAAPPVPPAQPCAVPGCTNPKRYSCARTGRPLCSLGCYQRNLQLLQSQG, from the exons ATGCGCAGGGCCTGGCGGAGCGGCGGGATGGAGGCCGCCGGTCACG GGCAGGAGGCCGAGGCAGGCGGCCATGGCGGCCACAAGAAGAAGCacaagaaacacaagaaaaaacacaagaagCGGCACCACCACGAGGCGGGGCCGCCCCCGGGTCCCGAACCCCCTCGGCAGCCCCGGCTGCGGCTCCGGATTAAGCTGGGGGGGCAGATCCTGGGGACCAAGAg CGTCCCCACGTTCACGGTGGTCCCCGAAGGGCCGCACTCGCCGTCCCCCTCCCCGCTGCTGGGAGGCGACGAGGAGGAGCCCAGCGAGGGGGTCCCCATCGAGCAGTACCGGGCCTGGCTGG ATGAGGACAGCAACCTGGCCCCCTCCCCACTGCCCGAGCTGGACCCCGAGAGCTGCTTCCCCCCCcgtgaggaggaggaggaggaggaagaggaggaggaagaggaggaggaggagcggcGCTGGCTGGCGGCCCTCGAGAGGGGGGAGCTGGACGACAACGGCGACATCAAGAGGGAGGTGGACGAGTCCCTCCTGACAGCCCGGCAG CGCGCGCTGCTGCacaagcagcagagccagcccctgctgcagctgcccatgGGCGCCAAGGCCAAGGAGGTGACGGAGGAGATGCGGGAGAAGCGGGAGGAGCGGGCGCGGCGCCGGCGGCTCCAGGCCGCCCGCAAAGCCGAGGAGAGCAAGAACCAAACCATCGAGCGCCTGACGCGCACGCACAAGGCCAAGGTGAGGGCCCTGCGCGAgcgccgcgcccgccccgcgcccTGCCCCGTCGTGCACTACCGCAGCGCCGCCGACGGCGTCACCGTGTCCTTCCCCGCCGGGCTGCCGCTGCCGctgcccgccgccgccgccccgcccgTGCCCCCCGCACAGCCCTGCGCCGTGCCCGGCTGCACCAACCCCAAACGCTACAGCTGCGCCCGCACTGGGCGCCCgctctgcagcctgggctgctaCCAGCGcaacctgcagctgctgcagagccaggggtgA